From Panulirus ornatus isolate Po-2019 chromosome 67, ASM3632096v1, whole genome shotgun sequence, a single genomic window includes:
- the wapl gene encoding uncharacterized protein wapl isoform X1: MADLEASIKMSGRFSRTYSRKKSAPPPLSQFDKLVTEPGSSSSTKPSATKTAGHVGKWGITSFTSLRSINGGLGKDDSGKRFLDDSPPSSIDDSYNFDSGNPANGASLQVKPPIKTFSKPRKFFKSRNAEVISEPSKVFVDKAQGRVSDNVYNSKIPPLAAFETPKSSQETVKGNPESSGENTCDKLVTSVVTKPKNSETVTSSKSGSGIKLKIFKSRDVASCSQEIYSSTVELPSDDSHAGSTSTSVASSPSTKDFSEENRDSSEELAPSSFPLTEYKDSQVTLPSIVSKDANFHPPDRLDSPNRTLNSALDSSYEFVGLMDQRSGLPVDMCIDDNFSFSGNKSNSQTSQCSIKTYCSKYSKSDALNKCTSKNTVTSSSDIDTRQNALRDEVCDGPLTDDFEIFGVGSSDTGEPQKTSPVGRGVSPGVSSGAGDAESDNFDLFSTDFDENEIEDRTTIDCTASSGLELKDSAAMADTQEMEDLLFSSQGSPISSQISTTSSYEPYKSDQSSKPESESAKKPEPPPLVKKRSIFKSRDADRDAKKRATYRHKWHDQEEKDDTSKQPPPPLPSSQSTSSATSPYDEFEPPPLKRVQTWPGSSADLDDSTESQSITSVKCARGVKQFYTVVKNVKKTHQLQESGEFQEFNDDVEYFLDALRQFMPVSTRCLAALNLAQKCMVPAFRMHLRAHGTVIKFFSALSDAHSDHRLAICAATVMFTLSQDRLNMDLDRDSLELMLNLLDTDADTSESVSQGDAAFVVQNKKKIRELCRDMQKKGHAKHLNLDNITAGHLAMETLLSLTSKRAGEWFKEELRELGGVEHLVRTITQCTQLFSPDLETWTHPLLEKLSKVDRCLKVIENVTHQNTANQEYLLQFQDGIFPEKLMSLYRVCHVEVPLYPTCDGQNQVTVSGMSTGQLLVQALLTTIKVLINLTHNAGQEALGSKLLGHQQEVYDITLYCLLIMPRYLASDKRFELLILACCLLLNLVEHSKINRSLLMKTRAPEFLNDENEIFGGERKGAMQALVELFYRCEESARQQEAHTNEIIDHDLTEQSKLKEDEKKEDEIEETVAKLLQKAGHHMEDTLIAAYTALLTGYCIMEDESCEAQIRAMLPEANFSLMVTVLKKFLRFMDLTASTSLLRSLKPTERVVKYMEKLDSNPEEEEEMDRKKQEAKEMDFDAFGF; encoded by the exons GCAAAGATGACAGTGGTAAGCGATTTCTTGATGATTCGCCACCATCAAGTATTGATGACAGCTACAATTTTGACAGTGGAAACCCTGCCAATGGCGCCTCACTCCAGGTCAAACCCCCAATTAAAACTTTCAGTAAACCTCGAAAGTTCTTTAAAAGTAGGAATGCAGAGGTGATATCTGAGCCCTCTAAAGTTTTTGTGGATAAAGCTCAGGGGCGAGTTAGTGATAATGTGTATAATTCAAAGATTCCTCCACTGGCTGCTTTTGAGACACCAAAATCGAGCCAAGAGACAGTGAAAGGTAACCCAGAATCATCTGGAGAAAATACATGTGATAAGCTCGTTACTAGTGTTgtaacaaaaccaaaaaattctGAGACTGTGACCAGTTCAAAATCTGGTAGTGGAATAAAGTTGAAAATCTTTAAGAGTAGAGATGTGGCCTCTTGTTCTCAGGAAATATATTCAAGTACAGTGGAACTGCCCAGTGATGACTCTCATGCTGGCAGCACTTCAACAAGTGTTGCTAGTTCTCCATCCACAAAAGACTTTAGTGAGGAAAACAGAGACTCATCAGAGGAGCTTGCACCCTCCAGCTTCCCGCTGACAGAGTACAAAGATTCACAAGTCACTCTACCAAGTATTGTGTCAAAAGACGCTAATTTTCACCCTCCAGATAGACTGGATTCTCCAAACAGGACTTTGAATTCAGCCCTTGATTCTAGTTATGAGTTTGTTGGACTAATGGACCAGAGAAGTGGCCTACCTGTAGATATGTGTATTGATGATAATTTTAGTTTTTCAGGGAACAAATCAAACAGTCAGACATCCCAGTGTAGCATCAAAACTTATTGTTCTAAATATTCTAAATCAGATGCATTGAACAAATGCACGAGTAAAAACACTGTAACCTCTTCCTCTGACATTGATACTCGGCAAAATGCATTGCGTGATGAAGTCTGTGATGGTCCCTTAACTGACGATTTTGAAATATTTGGTGTGGGCTCAAGTGATACAGGAGAACCTCAGAAAACATCACCAGTAGGGAGAGGTGTTAGCCCTGGGGTCTCCTCGGGTGCTGGAGATGCAGAAAGTGATAACTTTGATTTGTTTAGCACggattttgatgaaaatgaaattgaaGATCGCACCACCATTGATTGTACTGCCTCCAGTGGTCTGGAACTTAAGGACTCTGCTGCTATGGCTGACACACAGGAAATGGAGGATTTGCTGTTCTCATCTCAGGGTTCTCCTATATCTTCACAGATATCCACCACTTCCTCTTATGAGCCATACAAGTCAGATCAGTCAAGTAAGCCAGAGAGTGAAAGTGCTAAAAAACCTGAGCCACCTCCTCTGGTTAAAAAGAGAAGTATCTTCAAGAGCAGAGATGCTGACCGGGACGCCAAAAAGCGGGCTACTTACCGTCACAAGTGGCACGACCAAGAAGAAAAGGATGACACCTCaaaacaacctccaccaccattgcCAAGCAGCCAAAGTACATCTTCAGCTACCTCACCATATGATGAGTTTGAACCACCACCTTTAAAGAGAGTGCAGACATGGCCTGGATCATCTGCAGATTTAGATGATTCCACTGAGTCACAGTCCATAACAAGTGTGAAATGTGCAAGGGGTGTAAAACAG ttttatACTGTGGTGAAGAATGTGAAAAAGACTCACCAACTTCAGGAGTCTGGAGAATTCCAAGAATTCAATGATGATGTGGAGTATTTCTTGGATGCCTTAAGACAATTTATGCCTGTATCTACTCGATGTCTGGCTGCCCTCAATCTTGCTCAGAAGTGTATGGTGCCTGCTTTCAGGATGCATCTGCGGGCTCATGGTACCGTCATCAAGTTCTTCAGTGCCCTGTCCGATGCTCATTCAGATCAT AGGCTGGCAATCTGTGCAGCAACTGTAATGTTCACACTAAGTCAGGATCGTCTCAACATGGATCTGGACCGTGACTCACTTGAATTGATGCTGAACCTCTTAGACACTGATGCTGACACTTCAGAAAGCGTTTCCCAGGGTGATGCTGCTTTTGTTGTCCAAAACAAGAAGAAGATTAGGGAACTGTGTCGGGACATGCAGAAGAAAGGACATGCAAAGCATCTTAATCTTGATAACATAACA GCAGGTCACCTTGCCATGGAGACACTCCTGAGTTTAACCTCAAAACGTGCGGGAGAATGGTTCAAGGAGGAGCTACGGGAGCTTGGTGGAGTAGAACACCTGGTACGCACCATCACTCAGTGTACTCAACTGTTCTCTCCTGATTTGGAAACATGGACTCATCCACTGCTTGAGAAGTTGTCAAAGGTTGACCGCTGCCTCAAAGTTATAGAAAAT GTCACACACCAGAACACAGCCAACCAGGAGTACCTGTTACAGTTTCAAGATGGTATCTTTCCCGAGAAGCTGATGAGTTTGTATCGTGTATGTCATGTTGAGGTTCCTTTGTATCCTACGTGTGATGGTCAGAATCAGGTGACGGTTAGTGGGATGTCAACGGGCCAGTTGCTGGTTCAAGCTCTGCTTACCACAATCAAGGTCCTCATCAACCTCACTCATAATGCAGGGCAAGAAG CTTTAGGTAGTAAATTATTGGGACACCAACAAGAAGTATATGACATCACTCTCTACTGTCTCTTGATAATGCCTAGATACTTGGCATCTGATAAAAGATTCGAGTTACTTATCCTG GCATGCTGCTTGCTTCTGAATTTGGTGGAACACAGCAAAATAAATCGTAGTTTACTTATGAAAACAAGAGCGCCAGAGTTTTTGAATGATGAGAATGAAATATTTGGAG GTGAGAGGAAAGGTGCAATGCAGGCTTTAGTAGAGTTGTTTTACCGCTGTGAAGAAAGTGCTCGGCAGCAAGAAGCCCACACCAATGAGATCATTGATCATGACCTAACTGAACAAAGCAAATTGaaagaagatgagaagaaggaagatgaaataGAGGAAACTGTTGCTAAAT TACTTCAAAAGGCTGGCCATCACATGGAAGACACGCTCATTGCTGCATACACTGCATTGCTCACTGGCTACTGCATAATGGAAGATGAG TCATGTGAAGCACAAATTCGTGCCATGCTCCCAGAAGCCAACTTTAGTTTGATGGTAACAGTGCTGAAAAAGTTTCTCCGCTTCATGGACTTGACAGCATCT ACAAGCCTATTGCGAAGCCTGAAGCCCACAGAACGTGTGGTAAAATATATGGAGAAGTTGGATAGCAAccctgaagaagaggaggagatggatagaAAAAAGCAGGAAGCCAAAGAGATGGACTTTGATGCTTTTGGTTTTTAG
- the wapl gene encoding uncharacterized protein wapl isoform X3 has product MSARASIKMSGRFSRTYSRKKSAPPPLSQFDKLVTEPGSSSSTKPSATKTAGHVGKWGITSFTSLRSINGGLGKDDSGKRFLDDSPPSSIDDSYNFDSGNPANGASLQVKPPIKTFSKPRKFFKSRNAEVISEPSKVFVDKAQGRVSDNVYNSKIPPLAAFETPKSSQETVKGNPESSGENTCDKLVTSVVTKPKNSETVTSSKSGSGIKLKIFKSRDVASCSQEIYSSTVELPSDDSHAGSTSTSVASSPSTKDFSEENRDSSEELAPSSFPLTEYKDSQVTLPSIVSKDANFHPPDRLDSPNRTLNSALDSSYEFVGLMDQRSGLPVDMCIDDNFSFSGNKSNSQTSQCSIKTYCSKYSKSDALNKCTSKNTVTSSSDIDTRQNALRDEVCDGPLTDDFEIFGVGSSDTGEPQKTSPVGRGVSPGVSSGAGDAESDNFDLFSTDFDENEIEDRTTIDCTASSGLELKDSAAMADTQEMEDLLFSSQGSPISSQISTTSSYEPYKSDQSSKPESESAKKPEPPPLVKKRSIFKSRDADRDAKKRATYRHKWHDQEEKDDTSKQPPPPLPSSQSTSSATSPYDEFEPPPLKRVQTWPGSSADLDDSTESQSITSVKCARGVKQFYTVVKNVKKTHQLQESGEFQEFNDDVEYFLDALRQFMPVSTRCLAALNLAQKCMVPAFRMHLRAHGTVIKFFSALSDAHSDHRLAICAATVMFTLSQDRLNMDLDRDSLELMLNLLDTDADTSESVSQGDAAFVVQNKKKIRELCRDMQKKGHAKHLNLDNITAGHLAMETLLSLTSKRAGEWFKEELRELGGVEHLVRTITQCTQLFSPDLETWTHPLLEKLSKVDRCLKVIENVTHQNTANQEYLLQFQDGIFPEKLMSLYRVCHVEVPLYPTCDGQNQVTVSGMSTGQLLVQALLTTIKVLINLTHNAGQEALGSKLLGHQQEVYDITLYCLLIMPRYLASDKRFELLILACCLLLNLVEHSKINRSLLMKTRAPEFLNDENEIFGGERKGAMQALVELFYRCEESARQQEAHTNEIIDHDLTEQSKLKEDEKKEDEIEETVAKLLQKAGHHMEDTLIAAYTALLTGYCIMEDESCEAQIRAMLPEANFSLMVTVLKKFLRFMDLTASTSLLRSLKPTERVVKYMEKLDSNPEEEEEMDRKKQEAKEMDFDAFGF; this is encoded by the exons GCAAAGATGACAGTGGTAAGCGATTTCTTGATGATTCGCCACCATCAAGTATTGATGACAGCTACAATTTTGACAGTGGAAACCCTGCCAATGGCGCCTCACTCCAGGTCAAACCCCCAATTAAAACTTTCAGTAAACCTCGAAAGTTCTTTAAAAGTAGGAATGCAGAGGTGATATCTGAGCCCTCTAAAGTTTTTGTGGATAAAGCTCAGGGGCGAGTTAGTGATAATGTGTATAATTCAAAGATTCCTCCACTGGCTGCTTTTGAGACACCAAAATCGAGCCAAGAGACAGTGAAAGGTAACCCAGAATCATCTGGAGAAAATACATGTGATAAGCTCGTTACTAGTGTTgtaacaaaaccaaaaaattctGAGACTGTGACCAGTTCAAAATCTGGTAGTGGAATAAAGTTGAAAATCTTTAAGAGTAGAGATGTGGCCTCTTGTTCTCAGGAAATATATTCAAGTACAGTGGAACTGCCCAGTGATGACTCTCATGCTGGCAGCACTTCAACAAGTGTTGCTAGTTCTCCATCCACAAAAGACTTTAGTGAGGAAAACAGAGACTCATCAGAGGAGCTTGCACCCTCCAGCTTCCCGCTGACAGAGTACAAAGATTCACAAGTCACTCTACCAAGTATTGTGTCAAAAGACGCTAATTTTCACCCTCCAGATAGACTGGATTCTCCAAACAGGACTTTGAATTCAGCCCTTGATTCTAGTTATGAGTTTGTTGGACTAATGGACCAGAGAAGTGGCCTACCTGTAGATATGTGTATTGATGATAATTTTAGTTTTTCAGGGAACAAATCAAACAGTCAGACATCCCAGTGTAGCATCAAAACTTATTGTTCTAAATATTCTAAATCAGATGCATTGAACAAATGCACGAGTAAAAACACTGTAACCTCTTCCTCTGACATTGATACTCGGCAAAATGCATTGCGTGATGAAGTCTGTGATGGTCCCTTAACTGACGATTTTGAAATATTTGGTGTGGGCTCAAGTGATACAGGAGAACCTCAGAAAACATCACCAGTAGGGAGAGGTGTTAGCCCTGGGGTCTCCTCGGGTGCTGGAGATGCAGAAAGTGATAACTTTGATTTGTTTAGCACggattttgatgaaaatgaaattgaaGATCGCACCACCATTGATTGTACTGCCTCCAGTGGTCTGGAACTTAAGGACTCTGCTGCTATGGCTGACACACAGGAAATGGAGGATTTGCTGTTCTCATCTCAGGGTTCTCCTATATCTTCACAGATATCCACCACTTCCTCTTATGAGCCATACAAGTCAGATCAGTCAAGTAAGCCAGAGAGTGAAAGTGCTAAAAAACCTGAGCCACCTCCTCTGGTTAAAAAGAGAAGTATCTTCAAGAGCAGAGATGCTGACCGGGACGCCAAAAAGCGGGCTACTTACCGTCACAAGTGGCACGACCAAGAAGAAAAGGATGACACCTCaaaacaacctccaccaccattgcCAAGCAGCCAAAGTACATCTTCAGCTACCTCACCATATGATGAGTTTGAACCACCACCTTTAAAGAGAGTGCAGACATGGCCTGGATCATCTGCAGATTTAGATGATTCCACTGAGTCACAGTCCATAACAAGTGTGAAATGTGCAAGGGGTGTAAAACAG ttttatACTGTGGTGAAGAATGTGAAAAAGACTCACCAACTTCAGGAGTCTGGAGAATTCCAAGAATTCAATGATGATGTGGAGTATTTCTTGGATGCCTTAAGACAATTTATGCCTGTATCTACTCGATGTCTGGCTGCCCTCAATCTTGCTCAGAAGTGTATGGTGCCTGCTTTCAGGATGCATCTGCGGGCTCATGGTACCGTCATCAAGTTCTTCAGTGCCCTGTCCGATGCTCATTCAGATCAT AGGCTGGCAATCTGTGCAGCAACTGTAATGTTCACACTAAGTCAGGATCGTCTCAACATGGATCTGGACCGTGACTCACTTGAATTGATGCTGAACCTCTTAGACACTGATGCTGACACTTCAGAAAGCGTTTCCCAGGGTGATGCTGCTTTTGTTGTCCAAAACAAGAAGAAGATTAGGGAACTGTGTCGGGACATGCAGAAGAAAGGACATGCAAAGCATCTTAATCTTGATAACATAACA GCAGGTCACCTTGCCATGGAGACACTCCTGAGTTTAACCTCAAAACGTGCGGGAGAATGGTTCAAGGAGGAGCTACGGGAGCTTGGTGGAGTAGAACACCTGGTACGCACCATCACTCAGTGTACTCAACTGTTCTCTCCTGATTTGGAAACATGGACTCATCCACTGCTTGAGAAGTTGTCAAAGGTTGACCGCTGCCTCAAAGTTATAGAAAAT GTCACACACCAGAACACAGCCAACCAGGAGTACCTGTTACAGTTTCAAGATGGTATCTTTCCCGAGAAGCTGATGAGTTTGTATCGTGTATGTCATGTTGAGGTTCCTTTGTATCCTACGTGTGATGGTCAGAATCAGGTGACGGTTAGTGGGATGTCAACGGGCCAGTTGCTGGTTCAAGCTCTGCTTACCACAATCAAGGTCCTCATCAACCTCACTCATAATGCAGGGCAAGAAG CTTTAGGTAGTAAATTATTGGGACACCAACAAGAAGTATATGACATCACTCTCTACTGTCTCTTGATAATGCCTAGATACTTGGCATCTGATAAAAGATTCGAGTTACTTATCCTG GCATGCTGCTTGCTTCTGAATTTGGTGGAACACAGCAAAATAAATCGTAGTTTACTTATGAAAACAAGAGCGCCAGAGTTTTTGAATGATGAGAATGAAATATTTGGAG GTGAGAGGAAAGGTGCAATGCAGGCTTTAGTAGAGTTGTTTTACCGCTGTGAAGAAAGTGCTCGGCAGCAAGAAGCCCACACCAATGAGATCATTGATCATGACCTAACTGAACAAAGCAAATTGaaagaagatgagaagaaggaagatgaaataGAGGAAACTGTTGCTAAAT TACTTCAAAAGGCTGGCCATCACATGGAAGACACGCTCATTGCTGCATACACTGCATTGCTCACTGGCTACTGCATAATGGAAGATGAG TCATGTGAAGCACAAATTCGTGCCATGCTCCCAGAAGCCAACTTTAGTTTGATGGTAACAGTGCTGAAAAAGTTTCTCCGCTTCATGGACTTGACAGCATCT ACAAGCCTATTGCGAAGCCTGAAGCCCACAGAACGTGTGGTAAAATATATGGAGAAGTTGGATAGCAAccctgaagaagaggaggagatggatagaAAAAAGCAGGAAGCCAAAGAGATGGACTTTGATGCTTTTGGTTTTTAG
- the wapl gene encoding uncharacterized protein wapl isoform X4, with product MSGRFSRTYSRKKSAPPPLSQFDKLVTEPGSSSSTKPSATKTAGHVGKWGITSFTSLRSINGGLGKDDSGKRFLDDSPPSSIDDSYNFDSGNPANGASLQVKPPIKTFSKPRKFFKSRNAEVISEPSKVFVDKAQGRVSDNVYNSKIPPLAAFETPKSSQETVKGNPESSGENTCDKLVTSVVTKPKNSETVTSSKSGSGIKLKIFKSRDVASCSQEIYSSTVELPSDDSHAGSTSTSVASSPSTKDFSEENRDSSEELAPSSFPLTEYKDSQVTLPSIVSKDANFHPPDRLDSPNRTLNSALDSSYEFVGLMDQRSGLPVDMCIDDNFSFSGNKSNSQTSQCSIKTYCSKYSKSDALNKCTSKNTVTSSSDIDTRQNALRDEVCDGPLTDDFEIFGVGSSDTGEPQKTSPVGRGVSPGVSSGAGDAESDNFDLFSTDFDENEIEDRTTIDCTASSGLELKDSAAMADTQEMEDLLFSSQGSPISSQISTTSSYEPYKSDQSSKPESESAKKPEPPPLVKKRSIFKSRDADRDAKKRATYRHKWHDQEEKDDTSKQPPPPLPSSQSTSSATSPYDEFEPPPLKRVQTWPGSSADLDDSTESQSITSVKCARGVKQFYTVVKNVKKTHQLQESGEFQEFNDDVEYFLDALRQFMPVSTRCLAALNLAQKCMVPAFRMHLRAHGTVIKFFSALSDAHSDHRLAICAATVMFTLSQDRLNMDLDRDSLELMLNLLDTDADTSESVSQGDAAFVVQNKKKIRELCRDMQKKGHAKHLNLDNITAGHLAMETLLSLTSKRAGEWFKEELRELGGVEHLVRTITQCTQLFSPDLETWTHPLLEKLSKVDRCLKVIENVTHQNTANQEYLLQFQDGIFPEKLMSLYRVCHVEVPLYPTCDGQNQVTVSGMSTGQLLVQALLTTIKVLINLTHNAGQEALGSKLLGHQQEVYDITLYCLLIMPRYLASDKRFELLILACCLLLNLVEHSKINRSLLMKTRAPEFLNDENEIFGGERKGAMQALVELFYRCEESARQQEAHTNEIIDHDLTEQSKLKEDEKKEDEIEETVAKLLQKAGHHMEDTLIAAYTALLTGYCIMEDESCEAQIRAMLPEANFSLMVTVLKKFLRFMDLTASTSLLRSLKPTERVVKYMEKLDSNPEEEEEMDRKKQEAKEMDFDAFGF from the exons GCAAAGATGACAGTGGTAAGCGATTTCTTGATGATTCGCCACCATCAAGTATTGATGACAGCTACAATTTTGACAGTGGAAACCCTGCCAATGGCGCCTCACTCCAGGTCAAACCCCCAATTAAAACTTTCAGTAAACCTCGAAAGTTCTTTAAAAGTAGGAATGCAGAGGTGATATCTGAGCCCTCTAAAGTTTTTGTGGATAAAGCTCAGGGGCGAGTTAGTGATAATGTGTATAATTCAAAGATTCCTCCACTGGCTGCTTTTGAGACACCAAAATCGAGCCAAGAGACAGTGAAAGGTAACCCAGAATCATCTGGAGAAAATACATGTGATAAGCTCGTTACTAGTGTTgtaacaaaaccaaaaaattctGAGACTGTGACCAGTTCAAAATCTGGTAGTGGAATAAAGTTGAAAATCTTTAAGAGTAGAGATGTGGCCTCTTGTTCTCAGGAAATATATTCAAGTACAGTGGAACTGCCCAGTGATGACTCTCATGCTGGCAGCACTTCAACAAGTGTTGCTAGTTCTCCATCCACAAAAGACTTTAGTGAGGAAAACAGAGACTCATCAGAGGAGCTTGCACCCTCCAGCTTCCCGCTGACAGAGTACAAAGATTCACAAGTCACTCTACCAAGTATTGTGTCAAAAGACGCTAATTTTCACCCTCCAGATAGACTGGATTCTCCAAACAGGACTTTGAATTCAGCCCTTGATTCTAGTTATGAGTTTGTTGGACTAATGGACCAGAGAAGTGGCCTACCTGTAGATATGTGTATTGATGATAATTTTAGTTTTTCAGGGAACAAATCAAACAGTCAGACATCCCAGTGTAGCATCAAAACTTATTGTTCTAAATATTCTAAATCAGATGCATTGAACAAATGCACGAGTAAAAACACTGTAACCTCTTCCTCTGACATTGATACTCGGCAAAATGCATTGCGTGATGAAGTCTGTGATGGTCCCTTAACTGACGATTTTGAAATATTTGGTGTGGGCTCAAGTGATACAGGAGAACCTCAGAAAACATCACCAGTAGGGAGAGGTGTTAGCCCTGGGGTCTCCTCGGGTGCTGGAGATGCAGAAAGTGATAACTTTGATTTGTTTAGCACggattttgatgaaaatgaaattgaaGATCGCACCACCATTGATTGTACTGCCTCCAGTGGTCTGGAACTTAAGGACTCTGCTGCTATGGCTGACACACAGGAAATGGAGGATTTGCTGTTCTCATCTCAGGGTTCTCCTATATCTTCACAGATATCCACCACTTCCTCTTATGAGCCATACAAGTCAGATCAGTCAAGTAAGCCAGAGAGTGAAAGTGCTAAAAAACCTGAGCCACCTCCTCTGGTTAAAAAGAGAAGTATCTTCAAGAGCAGAGATGCTGACCGGGACGCCAAAAAGCGGGCTACTTACCGTCACAAGTGGCACGACCAAGAAGAAAAGGATGACACCTCaaaacaacctccaccaccattgcCAAGCAGCCAAAGTACATCTTCAGCTACCTCACCATATGATGAGTTTGAACCACCACCTTTAAAGAGAGTGCAGACATGGCCTGGATCATCTGCAGATTTAGATGATTCCACTGAGTCACAGTCCATAACAAGTGTGAAATGTGCAAGGGGTGTAAAACAG ttttatACTGTGGTGAAGAATGTGAAAAAGACTCACCAACTTCAGGAGTCTGGAGAATTCCAAGAATTCAATGATGATGTGGAGTATTTCTTGGATGCCTTAAGACAATTTATGCCTGTATCTACTCGATGTCTGGCTGCCCTCAATCTTGCTCAGAAGTGTATGGTGCCTGCTTTCAGGATGCATCTGCGGGCTCATGGTACCGTCATCAAGTTCTTCAGTGCCCTGTCCGATGCTCATTCAGATCAT AGGCTGGCAATCTGTGCAGCAACTGTAATGTTCACACTAAGTCAGGATCGTCTCAACATGGATCTGGACCGTGACTCACTTGAATTGATGCTGAACCTCTTAGACACTGATGCTGACACTTCAGAAAGCGTTTCCCAGGGTGATGCTGCTTTTGTTGTCCAAAACAAGAAGAAGATTAGGGAACTGTGTCGGGACATGCAGAAGAAAGGACATGCAAAGCATCTTAATCTTGATAACATAACA GCAGGTCACCTTGCCATGGAGACACTCCTGAGTTTAACCTCAAAACGTGCGGGAGAATGGTTCAAGGAGGAGCTACGGGAGCTTGGTGGAGTAGAACACCTGGTACGCACCATCACTCAGTGTACTCAACTGTTCTCTCCTGATTTGGAAACATGGACTCATCCACTGCTTGAGAAGTTGTCAAAGGTTGACCGCTGCCTCAAAGTTATAGAAAAT GTCACACACCAGAACACAGCCAACCAGGAGTACCTGTTACAGTTTCAAGATGGTATCTTTCCCGAGAAGCTGATGAGTTTGTATCGTGTATGTCATGTTGAGGTTCCTTTGTATCCTACGTGTGATGGTCAGAATCAGGTGACGGTTAGTGGGATGTCAACGGGCCAGTTGCTGGTTCAAGCTCTGCTTACCACAATCAAGGTCCTCATCAACCTCACTCATAATGCAGGGCAAGAAG CTTTAGGTAGTAAATTATTGGGACACCAACAAGAAGTATATGACATCACTCTCTACTGTCTCTTGATAATGCCTAGATACTTGGCATCTGATAAAAGATTCGAGTTACTTATCCTG GCATGCTGCTTGCTTCTGAATTTGGTGGAACACAGCAAAATAAATCGTAGTTTACTTATGAAAACAAGAGCGCCAGAGTTTTTGAATGATGAGAATGAAATATTTGGAG GTGAGAGGAAAGGTGCAATGCAGGCTTTAGTAGAGTTGTTTTACCGCTGTGAAGAAAGTGCTCGGCAGCAAGAAGCCCACACCAATGAGATCATTGATCATGACCTAACTGAACAAAGCAAATTGaaagaagatgagaagaaggaagatgaaataGAGGAAACTGTTGCTAAAT TACTTCAAAAGGCTGGCCATCACATGGAAGACACGCTCATTGCTGCATACACTGCATTGCTCACTGGCTACTGCATAATGGAAGATGAG TCATGTGAAGCACAAATTCGTGCCATGCTCCCAGAAGCCAACTTTAGTTTGATGGTAACAGTGCTGAAAAAGTTTCTCCGCTTCATGGACTTGACAGCATCT ACAAGCCTATTGCGAAGCCTGAAGCCCACAGAACGTGTGGTAAAATATATGGAGAAGTTGGATAGCAAccctgaagaagaggaggagatggatagaAAAAAGCAGGAAGCCAAAGAGATGGACTTTGATGCTTTTGGTTTTTAG